In Trichocoleus desertorum NBK24, the following are encoded in one genomic region:
- a CDS encoding ATP-dependent Clp protease proteolytic subunit: protein MPIGVPKVPYRMPGEQFTQWIDIYNRLYRERIIFLGRDVDDEIANQIIAVMLYLDSEDPGKDIYLYINSPGGMVTSGMAIYDTMQHIKSDVVTICVGLAASMGSFLLAAGTKGKRLALPHSRIMIHQPSGGTRGQATDIEIEAREILRIRRQLNQIYADKTGQTLQKIEKDMDRDFFMSAEEAKEYGLVDRVLDDRAP, encoded by the coding sequence ATGCCTATTGGCGTTCCTAAGGTTCCCTACCGGATGCCGGGGGAACAATTTACCCAGTGGATCGACATCTACAACCGCCTTTACCGAGAACGAATTATCTTCTTGGGGCGCGATGTGGATGATGAGATCGCCAACCAGATCATTGCGGTGATGCTGTACCTGGATTCAGAAGATCCTGGCAAAGATATTTATCTATACATCAACTCTCCTGGCGGTATGGTCACGTCTGGCATGGCGATTTACGACACCATGCAGCACATTAAATCCGACGTGGTGACCATTTGTGTTGGCTTGGCTGCTTCTATGGGTTCCTTCCTGCTAGCCGCTGGAACAAAAGGGAAGCGCTTAGCCCTACCCCACTCGCGGATCATGATTCACCAGCCTTCTGGCGGCACCCGTGGGCAGGCTACCGACATTGAGATTGAAGCACGAGAAATTTTGCGGATTCGTCGTCAACTCAACCAAATTTATGCTGACAAGACGGGCCAAACCCTACAGAAGATTGAGAAAGACATGGATCGAGACTTCTTTATGTCAGCTGAAGAAGCCAAAGAATACGGTTTGGTCGATCGCGTTTTAGACGATCGCGCCCCTTAA
- a CDS encoding IS4 family transposase, giving the protein MLPLFYQAHLQQCLSPRHYLLVNLLVLLLQWHKQVRLERLATTLPLPIQFEGRRRCLQRLFSSPQLHIDTLWLPLVGYLLSCQFRVGQTLYLVLDRTQWQGVNVLMASVIYRGRALPLYWQFLSHSGSSGLAQQQAVLRPLSALLKPYQVVVLGDREFCSVHLAQWLGQEQLSFCLRLRCNEYVQDETGLVEQLQHLGLKPGQSRFFEQVRVTKQGGLGLFNVACYWKRAYRGHCEKSAWFLLTNLPSLGAAVTAYQHRMGIEAFFRDYKSGGYQVESTRLNPQRLSGLFVLLALAYTSAVIQGHEVRTQGLASYICRAKEGRRMRRRHSDFWIGLYAQAWLEGMDLATDWVESWMQLSGNKQSYLQRGLDAASRLQSLF; this is encoded by the coding sequence ATGCTGCCTCTATTCTACCAAGCTCACCTCCAACAGTGCCTCAGTCCTCGCCATTACTTACTTGTGAATCTGCTGGTGTTGCTATTGCAATGGCATAAACAAGTGCGCCTCGAAAGACTTGCGACCACCTTGCCTCTACCGATTCAATTCGAGGGTCGTCGCCGCTGTTTGCAACGCTTGTTTTCGAGCCCTCAGTTGCACATTGATACCCTCTGGTTGCCCTTAGTCGGCTACTTGCTATCTTGCCAATTCCGAGTCGGACAAACTCTTTACTTGGTCCTCGACCGCACGCAGTGGCAAGGGGTGAATGTGCTGATGGCGAGTGTGATTTATCGAGGGCGGGCTCTGCCCTTGTACTGGCAGTTCTTGTCGCATTCTGGAAGTTCGGGCTTAGCGCAACAACAAGCGGTTTTGCGCCCACTTTCAGCGCTACTCAAGCCTTATCAAGTCGTGGTCTTAGGGGACCGGGAATTCTGCTCGGTGCATCTAGCGCAATGGTTGGGCCAAGAACAGCTCAGCTTCTGTTTACGCTTACGCTGTAACGAGTACGTTCAAGATGAAACGGGTTTGGTTGAGCAACTCCAACACCTGGGATTAAAACCCGGTCAATCGCGCTTTTTCGAGCAGGTGAGGGTGACGAAACAAGGGGGTCTGGGATTGTTTAATGTGGCTTGCTATTGGAAACGAGCATATCGAGGCCATTGCGAGAAAAGTGCTTGGTTTCTCTTAACCAATCTGCCCTCTTTAGGTGCTGCTGTGACGGCTTATCAACATCGCATGGGCATCGAAGCTTTCTTTCGTGACTACAAAAGTGGAGGGTATCAAGTCGAATCCACTCGTCTGAATCCTCAGCGCTTATCAGGTTTATTTGTTCTCTTAGCCCTTGCTTATACCAGTGCAGTCATTCAAGGCCATGAAGTTCGCACTCAAGGCTTAGCTAGCTATATTTGTCGAGCCAAAGAAGGACGAAGAATGCGTCGCAGACATAGCGATTTTTGGATAGGTTTGTATGCTCAAGCTTGGTTGGAAGGGATGGATTTAGCCACCGATTGGGTAGAGTCTTGGATGCAGCTTAGTGGCAATAAGCAATCCTATCTTCAGCGAGGACTAGACGCTGCTTCCCGCCTCCAGTCCTTGTTCTAG
- a CDS encoding J domain-containing protein, with translation MNVADCYRLLGLRSGASFAEIKASYRRLARQYHPDVNPGDQRAKEKFIELTAAYKILLSTVKSSEGQASQSQGAANKAATAHTTAKSPPPTPKVTVKRTTPDQVKVTKKQPGVEFNPQLSAVERKLKQAVYEQLQQLLRDQRFPKAVTIVEGLAQRIPQDPEVRQWQAIVYQRLGRHLVSQKQLDKARIYLKKALRTDPHNRSLWAEVERDFRRIEQML, from the coding sequence ATGAATGTTGCAGATTGCTACCGTCTTCTAGGGCTGCGCTCAGGTGCTTCCTTTGCCGAAATCAAAGCTTCTTACCGTCGTTTAGCGCGGCAGTATCATCCTGACGTGAATCCAGGAGATCAGCGTGCTAAGGAAAAGTTTATTGAGCTAACGGCAGCTTACAAAATTCTCTTGAGTACGGTGAAGTCGTCAGAGGGACAGGCTAGCCAAAGCCAAGGCGCAGCTAACAAGGCCGCTACGGCTCATACTACCGCCAAGTCTCCCCCTCCTACGCCCAAGGTGACGGTGAAGCGGACTACGCCGGATCAGGTTAAGGTAACCAAGAAGCAACCCGGAGTTGAGTTCAATCCGCAGCTTTCGGCAGTAGAGCGCAAACTAAAGCAAGCGGTTTACGAACAGCTCCAGCAGTTGTTGAGAGATCAGCGCTTTCCCAAAGCCGTCACGATTGTAGAAGGGTTAGCCCAACGCATCCCCCAAGACCCAGAGGTGCGCCAATGGCAAGCGATCGTGTATCAACGCTTGGGTCGGCACTTGGTCAGCCAAAAGCAGCTAGATAAAGCCAGAATCTACCTGAAAAAAGCCCTCCGCACCGATCCCCACAATCGATCGCTCTGGGCCGAAGTAGAACGCGATTTCCGCCGGATTGAACAAATGCTTTAA
- a CDS encoding ATP-dependent Clp protease proteolytic subunit: MNLPIQAVQSPYYGDAFSRTPPPDLPSLLLKERIVYLGMPLVPAVTELIIAELLYLQYEDPEKPIKIYINSTGTSSYNGEPVGFETEAFAICDTMKYIKPPIHTICLGSAMGMAAMLLSAGTKGCRASLPNATIVLHQPKSYARGQATDIQIRAKEVLANKRTMVDILAENTGQSHEKITKDMDRIFYITPQEAVPYGLIDRVLEKEDLAHPPLPAGVI; encoded by the coding sequence ATGAACCTACCGATCCAAGCCGTTCAATCTCCCTACTATGGAGATGCGTTCTCTCGAACCCCCCCTCCAGATTTACCTTCCTTGTTGCTCAAGGAGCGGATTGTTTATCTAGGGATGCCGCTAGTTCCCGCCGTAACTGAGTTAATCATTGCGGAATTATTGTACTTACAGTACGAAGACCCAGAAAAACCCATCAAAATCTATATCAACTCCACTGGGACTTCTAGCTACAATGGCGAGCCCGTCGGCTTTGAAACAGAAGCTTTCGCCATCTGCGACACCATGAAGTACATCAAGCCCCCCATTCACACCATCTGTTTGGGCTCAGCAATGGGAATGGCGGCCATGCTTTTGTCCGCTGGTACCAAAGGCTGCCGAGCTAGCTTGCCCAATGCCACCATTGTGTTGCATCAACCCAAAAGCTACGCTCGCGGCCAAGCCACCGATATTCAAATTCGGGCGAAAGAGGTGCTAGCTAACAAAAGAACGATGGTCGATATTTTGGCAGAGAATACTGGCCAATCCCACGAAAAAATTACCAAAGATATGGATCGGATCTTCTATATCACTCCTCAGGAAGCCGTTCCCTACGGCTTGATTGATCGAGTCTTAGAAAAAGAAGACCTTGCCCACCCCCCTCTGCCCGCAGGAGTGATCTAA